The genomic region atatacattaccatttgttaaaaataagatAACAAGTGTCATTATTAACGGTAAGTGTTTCACTGATATATGATAATTTATTGACAGAATTTTCATTGGTAAATTTAGAGTATCCTAAACTAACATTACCTTTCGAATATTCtgtcaataaaattatcacTCAAATATTCTACcaataaagtaaattatcCACATgatatttaatcattaatgttgatgattttttatttgcttAACGTTAATTCATTACTAACTAAATACAGACAGCTCCAATCCTGTCGATATAATTTCATCTACCAAATAGTTGTTGTTCGATCTGCAGTTCGTCTATAAATATTGATGGATCGATgagatcatttttttttatacatagTGCAAGTAAATGGAACCCTAACAAGCATCTGAGCATTTGGTTCATTGGTTGGTACATTATTTCCTGTTTAGAAGAGCAAGGTTCGAATCTCCCTCCCCAAAAAGTTTAACTATGGACTTTCATGTCATGTTCGAATCACACTTAGAATATTtcacttaatttatttatttttataattttatggtCACacattaattcaaaattttttagcaAACAAATGAAACGTTTTATTATCTCGTTTCATCATAAGGCATTCTGCAACTATcacaatgaaaatcaaattttaaaaggaGTTCAGcaagatttttcaaaataaaaaagcaagCCGCAAAGACGAATTCTCTGGagaatttcaagcttaatttGGAGCCTTAACTCTCTTCATTATTGTTTGATGGTATTGAATTCAATTCATTGCTAATTTATGCTAAAGTCAGTTATACATATtcattatgatttttttttaaatattatgtcaatttagaatttcaatttgtaaaattctaattcaaatttaagaaGTGAGTTGAGATGtacaaagataaaattattctCACTGGATAATCCATGGTTTTGCGGACCTACtgttgacaaaaaaaattaaaaataaaataaaattcttcattttattcAAGAAATTATGCCAGGTAAACATTATCCATAATTAGTTTGCAATATTAGTGATAACagttcatttttctttatgatTATAGATACCAACTAGTAGAGATTTGATGCTTAACAGAAAATTCCAAACAATATTAATTACATGCATTTGATGCAGTGGACCACCCCAttcctcctttcttttcttttcgttTCTCTATAAGTTCATCAAAATTCTGGAAACCACAAAGCCTCAAGGCATTGAAAGTTGAAGCAAAATGGTCAAGTTGTTCCAacttttttgcattttcctCACCCTCCTTGTATTCATCTCAGGTATTTTTCTACTTTAACTACATGCATCAAGTGGATTCGATTGCATCGATTCTTAATCAGACTGAAACGAAAAATATATGATTCAATAGAATTTTTctccaataattttcataCTCAATGGagtaatattcaaaaaaattttgtttatagTATTTTAAGTACTGTTTTCATTATGATGCGTTGAATAGGAATAAGGTTACCAGTACTGGTGAATGGTGCACAATGTGAAGAAGATATGGGCCCTTGTGATGACCGTTGCAATTCAAAGCATTCGAATGGGAAAGGATGTTCATGTGACATGTCTTCAAATGTGGCAAGATGCAAATCTATGTATGAAAGCGATGGTTTATCACCACTGAAACAGAAAAGATGCAATGTGGGGATTGGACCCTGCAGTGCTGCTTGCAATGATCAATGCTGTGAGCAACATTGTGCATATTTATTCGGGGGGCTTCAAGATGGTCATGGCGTTTGCAGTGGGCCTGGACCAATAGTTTATAATCAGTGTATTTGCTATTTTAATTGTTagaaatatatacatatttgtattgagaatttataataaaaataaaacggCAAGTGAGGCTGGTGGTGTCAAAACTTGGTGAGTTGTCTCTCTGTGTTGGGTCTTGAATGTCCCAACCTGGATGCTGTGGCATGACGGGATTCATTGTTGAGATATAAATAGGCAGAGTTTTGGTTGTTATGGATGCCAAATCTGGGCTGTCTTGTGATGATCTTTCTGCAGGATATGCTGTATTGTATGGCTTCTTACTTGTCTCCTCCTGTCCAAGTTTTTTCGGGTTGATGTCAGTTATGACTACGCCGGTAGATTGCCGATGTGGGCTTTGTTCTGTTAATGCTCCTCTGTGTGGGGACACATACCCCCCTTTCCATCTTCAGGTCGTAACAAAGTTCGGTTTATTATTCTGCTATATCTAcattatagttttatgaaaCTTTTAAGTGAAGTTTTCCAATTGAGTTACTTTTGAGGTTTATAGGAAACTTAAGTAGTATCCAACAAAGTGgtttgaaaaaggaatttataGTCTACTTCAGCTGCATTTTGAGTCAAGTCATATTGTCCTTTTCATATCCATCTAATATCTACATCAAAGtgaaataaaacaatatgATTAAGATTAGATGTCATTATTAgctttattattaattatctttctagTTTATGGACTATTTTGGGTTATTAAAATTGCCTCAAGAttcattgtaaatttttctttttaaatacaAAATCGACAATATTTCCATAATTTATGTATCAAAATGCAAATAACCCcgaaatttatttgaaaaaatatattcaaagaTGAATAGATACGTGTCTTCAAGATGTTACTGTCTCCtatcatcaatattttcttGTGTAAACATTCCAATAGATAGAACTTGAGAATATGGCTTGGAAATATTGAGTTCAAGTCTTAAGATTAGAAATGTAAAATTAATGAGATGAGAGAAAATGGTCctttattatattaatgaTAACTCAAGACCCAATTAGTCTCCTCATGcaaccaaagagaaaaaagcaGAGGTTTCTTGAAACATATAGTTTAGATCACATGGTCAAGGTGACCACAGTACTTTGATAAACCTACGACATGATGTAGCAgatttttaactttaatttcaTTCAAGCAGTGAAGCCAAAAACACAGCCTTAAGCTGGaatgtttcaaaaatgttCCAACATAAAAGGCTGGAATCTTCAAAGTTTGCATTTCAATAGGCTATCTTTAGAGGAACATTTATTTCACGTCAACTGCTATACAAATAACTTCCTTGCCTAAGTAGACAAAAAACGAAAAAATGCATATCAGATCAACATGCTTAAATTTATATCCTACTCAATCTGCCATGCCATCTAATCCAAGATGAAGCAAGCAAGCAGCATCAGTTAGTCACAAAACTTTGAATCATAATTGATTACTGAAAAGGTTGGACCAAAACTTGTACGccttcaaatttttaaaccaGAGTGAATGGCAACCACTCCCCCAACCAGATTTTCATACTCAACCTTCTGAAATCCTGCTTCCGCAATCATTGAAGCAAATTTCTCCTGCATTCataattatttatgaaaaattagatTGAAACAGGAATTAGCATCATGTCAATAACGAACTGGAAATAAGTAACTCACTTGTAATGAGATTTCTAGATTTTTCACATTTTATGTTCAAGTTGGTTTCCTAAGCTGTGTTAACAGGAAGTTATTTTGTCTTCAAGAAGTAGAAAGCTTAATTTTTGGAGAGATGTCTGTCTATCTAGATGCCCATTAGCTGACTTTCAATAGAAACTATTTGTCTGCAGTCATAACACTCTATTTCCCTCACGACGAAAGTTTTCAAAGAAGCAGTGCAGGAGTTACCAAATACTTCCAATGAATGAATTAACTTTCTAAACATACTCTTTTTCTAGGGGTTGGTTGGCAAGGAAAGGTACAAAAAATGTTGAAGGacataacaaagaaaaattcagAACCATAGGAGGTA from Theobroma cacao cultivar B97-61/B2 chromosome 9, Criollo_cocoa_genome_V2, whole genome shotgun sequence harbors:
- the LOC18589340 gene encoding defensin-like protein 182 codes for the protein MVKLFQLFCIFLTLLVFISVLVNGAQCEEDMGPCDDRCNSKHSNGKGCSCDMSSNVARCKSMYESDGLSPLKQKRCNVGIGPCSAACNDQCCEQHCAYLFGGLQDGHGVCSGPGPIVYNQCICYFNC